In Propionicimonas paludicola, a single window of DNA contains:
- a CDS encoding substrate-binding periplasmic protein, translating to MLFKKTSTIAASVAALALALTGCTGTPAAPATSAAPSPSGAASSSAPAVDYKLVTPGTLTVCSDIPYKPFEFEDASTDTGYTGFDVEIVGAIAKKLGLTLKVIKADFDALQSGTALVANQCDLAASAMTITDERKKNLDFADAYYDSLQSLLVKADSGITNLAGTSGKRIGLQKGSTGKSYATKNAPKDASLIDFPDDGKMFVALKAGQVDAILQDQPVNHQHEVDDPTYKIVETYNTNEQYGFAFAKDKKPELLAAVNEQLKALRADGSYGTLYKKYFG from the coding sequence ATGCTCTTCAAGAAGACTTCCACCATTGCGGCGAGCGTCGCCGCCCTTGCCCTGGCCCTCACCGGCTGCACGGGCACCCCTGCTGCTCCGGCCACCTCGGCTGCGCCGAGCCCGAGTGGCGCCGCGAGCAGTTCCGCGCCCGCCGTCGACTACAAGCTGGTCACCCCGGGCACCCTCACGGTCTGCTCCGACATTCCCTACAAGCCCTTCGAGTTCGAGGACGCCTCCACTGACACCGGCTACACCGGCTTCGATGTCGAGATCGTCGGCGCCATCGCCAAGAAGCTGGGGCTCACCCTGAAGGTGATCAAGGCTGACTTCGACGCTCTGCAGTCAGGCACTGCCCTGGTGGCCAACCAGTGCGATCTCGCGGCCTCGGCGATGACCATCACCGATGAGCGCAAGAAGAACCTCGACTTCGCCGATGCCTACTACGACTCGCTGCAGTCGCTCCTGGTGAAGGCTGATTCCGGGATCACGAACCTGGCCGGTACCTCCGGCAAGCGGATCGGGCTCCAGAAGGGCAGCACCGGCAAGTCGTATGCGACCAAGAACGCCCCGAAGGACGCCAGCCTCATCGATTTCCCGGATGACGGCAAGATGTTCGTGGCGCTGAAGGCCGGGCAGGTGGACGCGATCCTTCAGGATCAGCCGGTGAACCACCAGCACGAGGTGGACGACCCGACCTACAAGATCGTGGAGACCTACAACACCAACGAGCAGTACGGCTTCGCCTTTGCCAAGGACAAGAAGCCCGAGCTGCTGGCTGCGGTCAACGAGCAGCTGAAGGCGCTGCGCGCTGACGGTAGCTACGGCACGCTGTACAAGAAGTACTTCGGCTGA
- a CDS encoding substrate-binding domain-containing protein, which translates to MSPTLRYWSWNLVMGLIGLPFMISVVSLVAMILFAEAGASQLEWVAGIVTVLLVAVFIYPRASSPDRPQGWVQAWLPVLIGPAYFLLAWLVVFQVEGFAFGDSYRVAAYSHAPFLLLLIGISFVRATMTLPLVLVASLVTTALAFGIGSWRRAKAPLGRLALAVVTAVVLALSGATGGQLAVAKANADQLAIGTVVSQEVDLSQYQPFSSGNRLVSPATRPSLQLNADFPVLDGATAAYPIYAAMGQAIYQPPVGLGQEGLSEFAWQYLSCNNTSGGYQRLIDGEADVFFGAQPSKAQQAAAQQAGRTLKLTPIGREAFVIFVSQDNPVSNLSSDQVRAIYTRQLTNWKQVGGTDEPIIAFQRPQNSGSQTIMEAKVMQGRPMAAPLKEENAAGMGDILSSVADYRNSPGAIGYSFRWYATVMNAKAGLKLLSIDGVAPSVENIRNGSYPFTVEVHAVTAGTTNSNVPKLIDWVRSAEGQALIEQVGYVGLG; encoded by the coding sequence GTGAGCCCAACGTTGCGCTACTGGTCGTGGAACCTCGTGATGGGGTTGATCGGTCTCCCCTTCATGATCTCGGTGGTGTCCCTGGTGGCGATGATTCTGTTCGCCGAGGCCGGGGCGAGTCAGCTGGAGTGGGTCGCCGGCATCGTCACCGTGCTGTTGGTTGCGGTGTTCATCTATCCCCGCGCCAGTTCGCCCGATCGCCCGCAGGGCTGGGTGCAGGCCTGGTTGCCGGTGCTGATCGGGCCCGCCTACTTCCTACTGGCGTGGCTGGTCGTCTTCCAGGTCGAGGGGTTCGCCTTCGGTGACAGCTATCGAGTCGCGGCTTACAGCCACGCTCCCTTCCTGCTCTTGCTCATCGGCATCTCGTTCGTGCGCGCGACCATGACCCTCCCGCTGGTGCTGGTCGCCTCGCTGGTCACTACGGCACTGGCCTTCGGGATCGGCTCCTGGCGGCGGGCGAAGGCCCCGCTCGGTCGGCTGGCCCTTGCGGTGGTGACGGCGGTGGTGCTGGCGCTGAGTGGTGCCACCGGGGGTCAGCTGGCGGTCGCCAAGGCCAATGCCGACCAGCTGGCGATCGGGACGGTCGTCTCGCAGGAGGTGGACTTGAGTCAGTACCAGCCGTTCTCCTCGGGGAACCGGTTGGTGAGTCCGGCCACCCGTCCATCGCTGCAGCTGAACGCGGACTTCCCGGTGTTGGACGGTGCCACGGCGGCCTACCCCATCTATGCGGCGATGGGCCAAGCCATCTACCAGCCGCCGGTCGGGTTGGGCCAGGAAGGCCTGTCCGAGTTCGCCTGGCAGTACCTGTCCTGCAACAACACCTCCGGCGGATATCAGCGCCTGATCGACGGGGAGGCGGACGTGTTCTTCGGCGCCCAGCCGTCCAAGGCGCAGCAGGCGGCCGCACAGCAGGCCGGGCGGACCCTGAAGCTCACCCCGATCGGACGGGAAGCATTCGTCATCTTCGTCAGCCAGGACAACCCGGTCTCGAATCTCAGCTCCGACCAGGTGCGAGCGATCTATACCCGCCAGCTCACCAACTGGAAGCAGGTCGGCGGCACTGACGAGCCGATCATCGCTTTCCAGCGTCCGCAGAACTCGGGCAGCCAGACGATCATGGAAGCCAAGGTGATGCAGGGTCGGCCGATGGCGGCCCCGCTAAAGGAGGAGAACGCCGCCGGCATGGGCGACATCCTCAGCTCGGTGGCCGACTACCGGAACTCGCCGGGGGCGATCGGCTACTCCTTCCGCTGGTACGCCACCGTGATGAACGCCAAGGCCGGGCTGAAGCTGCTCTCCATCGATGGGGTGGCGCCGAGCGTGGAGAACATCCGCAACGGCAGCTACCCGTTCACCGTGGAGGTTCACGCAGTGACCGCCGGCACCACGAACTCCAACGTGCCGAAGCTGATCGACTGGGTGCGCTCGGCCGAGGGCCAGGCCCTGATCGAGCAGGTCGGCTACGTCGGACTCGGCTAG
- a CDS encoding amino acid ABC transporter ATP-binding protein encodes MSDLFPDLESTQPPVVITGLHKSFGDNEVLKGIDLTVTQGEVVCVIGPSGSGKSTLLRCVNLLEQPTKGSIKLLGAEMTDPDVELNQVRAHVGMVFQSFNLFPNMTALGNCIIGQRQVLKRSKAEAIEIAKKNLAMVGLSDRMDYVPAKLSGGQQQRVAIARALSMDPKVMLFDEPTAALDPELVGDVLAVMRDLAHAGMTMMVVTHEMSFARDVSDRTIFMDGGVIVEEGASQELITAPKERRTQIFLKRVLDPTHIEDSELGETEPD; translated from the coding sequence ATGAGCGACCTGTTCCCGGATCTGGAGTCCACCCAGCCGCCGGTGGTGATCACCGGCCTGCACAAGAGCTTCGGCGACAACGAGGTGCTCAAAGGCATCGACCTGACCGTGACCCAGGGCGAGGTGGTCTGCGTGATCGGGCCGTCCGGCTCGGGCAAGTCGACCCTGCTGCGCTGCGTGAACTTGCTCGAGCAGCCGACCAAGGGTTCGATCAAACTGCTGGGTGCGGAGATGACCGACCCGGACGTCGAGCTCAACCAGGTGCGCGCCCACGTCGGCATGGTCTTCCAGTCGTTCAATCTGTTCCCGAACATGACCGCGCTCGGCAACTGCATCATCGGTCAGCGCCAGGTCCTGAAGCGCTCGAAGGCCGAGGCCATCGAGATCGCCAAGAAGAACCTCGCCATGGTGGGCCTCTCGGACCGGATGGACTACGTTCCGGCCAAGTTGTCCGGCGGCCAGCAGCAGCGGGTGGCCATCGCCCGCGCGCTGTCGATGGATCCCAAGGTGATGCTCTTCGACGAGCCGACCGCCGCGCTCGACCCCGAGTTGGTCGGCGACGTCCTGGCGGTCATGCGCGACTTGGCGCATGCCGGCATGACCATGATGGTGGTCACCCATGAGATGTCGTTCGCTCGGGACGTGTCGGACCGCACCATCTTCATGGACGGCGGTGTGATCGTCGAGGAAGGTGCTTCCCAGGAACTGATCACTGCGCCCAAGGAGCGGCGCACCCAGATCTTCCTCAAGCGCGTGCTGGACCCGACCCACATCGAAGACTCCGAACTGGGTGAGACCGAGCCGGACTGA
- a CDS encoding helix-turn-helix domain-containing protein produces MTDSDLNSAVGRRVRELRQARGFSLSGLAAAAGVGKGSLSELEAGTRNPTLGTLYALAGPLEVPISALLGEELGTGIEAGGLSHQLIDVHRTEAAVRETFRVEGRAEAVRQSPAHGPGVREHIVVTRGRMRAGLLGTEREAGVGEVLTWISDAPHSYQVLEAPFEAILVIVTPVSR; encoded by the coding sequence GTGACGGATTCGGACCTCAACTCAGCAGTCGGACGCCGGGTGCGTGAACTGCGCCAGGCGCGCGGCTTTTCGCTGTCCGGGTTGGCTGCTGCCGCCGGCGTCGGCAAGGGGTCGCTCTCCGAACTGGAGGCCGGCACCAGAAACCCCACCCTGGGCACGCTGTACGCCCTGGCCGGACCACTGGAGGTACCGATCTCGGCCCTGCTGGGCGAGGAGTTGGGCACCGGCATCGAGGCCGGCGGACTCAGCCATCAGCTGATCGATGTCCACCGCACCGAGGCAGCGGTTCGGGAGACCTTCCGAGTGGAGGGCCGAGCCGAGGCCGTCCGCCAGTCCCCCGCCCACGGGCCCGGGGTGCGTGAGCACATCGTGGTCACCCGCGGACGGATGCGCGCCGGACTTCTCGGCACCGAGCGGGAGGCCGGCGTCGGCGAGGTGCTGACCTGGATCAGCGACGCCCCGCACAGCTATCAGGTGCTGGAGGCGCCGTTCGAGGCGATCCTGGTGATTGTGACGCCGGTCAGCCGCTGA
- a CDS encoding amino acid ABC transporter permease: protein MSVIPYLKPTVRARLGRGSSYAIGLIILLAVAVFADWNTIGKEFFNLDVAVKMWPTIVTIALKNTLIYTIASFVLGSALAVLLAVLKVTGGPLGWFAAAFIEFFRGIPALLTIFTFAFVVPIAFGFQIPGGGPGAGIMALTIVTGAYAAEIVRAGIEAVPPGQSEAARSLGMSSGKTMFWIVLPQALRIVIPPMTNELVMLLKDTSLLFIGGFAVKEKELTSFGQDALSLTGNPTPLVMVALAYLVVTLPLTYLVGLLEKKLDPKR from the coding sequence GTGAGCGTCATCCCGTACCTGAAGCCGACCGTGCGCGCACGGCTCGGCCGAGGCTCGTCCTATGCCATCGGCCTGATCATCCTGCTGGCGGTAGCTGTATTCGCTGACTGGAACACGATCGGCAAGGAGTTCTTCAACCTGGACGTCGCGGTCAAGATGTGGCCGACGATCGTCACGATCGCGTTGAAGAACACACTGATCTATACGATCGCCAGCTTTGTGCTGGGATCGGCGCTCGCTGTTCTGCTGGCCGTGCTGAAGGTGACCGGCGGCCCGCTCGGTTGGTTCGCCGCCGCGTTCATTGAGTTCTTTCGGGGCATCCCCGCGCTGCTGACGATCTTCACTTTCGCCTTCGTCGTCCCGATTGCGTTCGGGTTCCAGATCCCTGGCGGTGGGCCCGGCGCGGGCATCATGGCGCTCACCATCGTCACCGGTGCGTATGCAGCCGAGATCGTCCGGGCCGGCATCGAGGCGGTTCCGCCCGGTCAGTCCGAGGCGGCCCGCTCGCTCGGTATGAGTTCTGGCAAGACGATGTTCTGGATCGTGCTGCCCCAGGCGCTGCGGATCGTGATTCCGCCGATGACCAATGAACTTGTCATGCTGCTCAAGGACACCTCACTGCTCTTCATCGGTGGTTTTGCGGTGAAGGAGAAGGAGCTCACCAGCTTCGGACAGGATGCCTTGAGTCTTACCGGTAACCCGACGCCGCTGGTGATGGTGGCGTTGGCCTACCTCGTTGTCACGCTACCGCTGACCTACCTGGTCGGCCTGCTCGAGAAGAAGCTGGACCCGAAGCGATGA
- the secA gene encoding preprotein translocase subunit SecA, whose product MLHMGEGRQLKKLKVVADQVNLIEPDFEAMSDDELRGQTEVFRQRFADGESLDSLMPEAFAAVREASKRVLGKRHFDVQIQGAAALHWGNIAEMKTGEGKTLVAVLASYLNAIPGEGVHVVTVNDYLAKFQSEQMGRIHHFLGLKVGAILSDMNPAQRREAYGFDITYGTNNEFGFDYLRDNMALSIDDCVQRGHYYAIVDEVDSILVDEARTPLIISGPSEDNSEWYPEFAKLVRSLERDVHYEVDEKKRTVSVLEPGISAVEDRLGIENLYESVNTPLISYLNNAIRAKELFKRDKDYVILNGEVLIVDEHTGRTLVGRRYNEGLHQALEAKEGVEIKDEYQTLATITLQNYFRMYRKLAGMTGTAKTEESEFQKIYGLGVLPIETNKPMIRIDQADLIYRTEAAKFDSIVTDVVARHELGQPMLIGTASVAKSEVLSKLLKRAGVPHEVLNAKNHAREAAIVALAGRKGAVTVATNMAGRGTDIILGGNAEFLADQVLRSKGLDPVESPAEYEAAWPETLKTIEQQVSDEHEEVVGLGGLYVIGSERHESRRIDNQLRGRSGRQGDPGESRFYLSLEDDLMRLFKSDIIAWVLQTLKVPDDVPIENKRVSSSVASAQEQVESQNFEMRKNVLKYDDVMNRQRHAIYGDRRRVLEGADVEAQLRKTVDTVVEQYVRSLTEGFVEDWDFDALWTQLRTLYPVKLEQSDYEGRGDVTIDELVTDFQADAQAAYDARTEQLGEETMREFERQVLLTVLDRKWREHLYEMDYLREGIGLRAMAQRDPLVEYQREGGEMFNTMMEAFMEEVVGYLFNLEVRVEQAPAPSAQATTTDDLVAGAAAELAARAQAPAAKTALKAKGLERKAARPMAYSAPDETGAVAKAGATGPDTNPYAGVGRNSPCPCGSGKKYKVCHGRNA is encoded by the coding sequence ATGTTGCACATGGGCGAAGGCCGTCAGCTCAAGAAGCTGAAGGTGGTCGCCGATCAGGTGAACCTGATCGAGCCGGACTTCGAAGCCATGAGCGACGACGAGCTCCGCGGTCAGACCGAGGTGTTCCGGCAGCGTTTCGCTGACGGGGAGAGCCTCGACTCGTTGATGCCGGAGGCTTTCGCCGCGGTCCGCGAGGCCAGCAAGCGTGTGCTCGGCAAGCGGCACTTCGACGTCCAGATCCAGGGCGCGGCCGCCCTGCACTGGGGCAACATCGCCGAGATGAAGACCGGTGAAGGCAAGACCCTGGTCGCCGTGCTCGCCTCCTACCTGAACGCGATCCCGGGCGAGGGCGTCCACGTGGTCACGGTGAACGACTACCTGGCCAAGTTCCAGTCCGAGCAGATGGGCCGCATCCATCACTTCCTCGGCCTGAAGGTCGGCGCCATCCTCTCCGACATGAACCCCGCGCAGCGGCGCGAGGCCTATGGCTTCGACATCACCTACGGCACCAACAACGAGTTCGGCTTCGACTACCTGCGCGACAACATGGCCTTGTCGATCGATGATTGCGTGCAGCGCGGCCACTACTACGCGATCGTCGACGAGGTCGACTCCATCCTGGTGGACGAGGCCCGTACCCCGCTGATCATCTCCGGCCCGTCGGAGGATAACTCCGAGTGGTACCCCGAGTTCGCCAAGCTCGTCCGCAGCCTGGAGCGCGACGTCCACTACGAGGTGGACGAGAAGAAGCGCACCGTCTCGGTGCTCGAGCCCGGGATTTCGGCCGTGGAGGACCGGCTCGGTATTGAGAACCTCTACGAGAGCGTCAATACCCCGCTGATCTCCTACCTGAACAACGCGATTCGGGCCAAGGAGCTGTTCAAGCGGGACAAGGACTACGTCATCCTCAACGGCGAGGTGCTGATCGTCGATGAGCACACCGGACGCACTCTGGTCGGCCGGCGCTACAACGAGGGTCTGCACCAGGCGCTGGAGGCCAAGGAAGGCGTCGAGATCAAGGACGAGTATCAGACGCTCGCCACGATCACCTTGCAGAACTACTTCCGGATGTACCGCAAGCTGGCCGGTATGACCGGTACCGCCAAGACCGAAGAGTCCGAGTTCCAGAAGATCTACGGCCTGGGCGTGCTGCCGATCGAGACCAACAAGCCGATGATCCGGATCGATCAGGCGGACCTGATCTACCGCACGGAGGCTGCCAAGTTCGACTCGATCGTCACCGACGTGGTGGCGCGCCACGAGCTCGGCCAGCCGATGCTGATCGGTACCGCCAGCGTGGCCAAGTCCGAGGTGCTCAGCAAGCTGCTGAAGCGGGCCGGAGTGCCGCACGAGGTGCTGAACGCGAAGAACCACGCGCGTGAGGCCGCCATCGTGGCCTTGGCCGGACGCAAGGGCGCGGTCACCGTGGCCACCAACATGGCCGGCCGTGGTACCGACATCATCCTCGGCGGCAACGCCGAGTTCCTGGCCGACCAGGTGCTGCGCAGCAAGGGCCTGGACCCGGTCGAATCGCCGGCCGAGTACGAGGCGGCCTGGCCGGAGACCCTGAAGACCATCGAGCAGCAGGTCTCCGACGAGCATGAAGAGGTCGTCGGGCTGGGCGGCTTGTACGTGATCGGCTCCGAGCGGCACGAGTCCCGGCGTATCGACAACCAGCTGCGTGGACGTTCCGGACGTCAGGGCGACCCGGGCGAGAGCCGGTTCTACCTGTCCCTGGAAGACGACCTGATGCGGCTGTTCAAGTCCGACATCATCGCCTGGGTGCTGCAGACCCTGAAGGTCCCCGACGACGTCCCGATCGAGAACAAGCGGGTCAGCAGCTCGGTGGCCTCGGCGCAGGAGCAGGTCGAGAGCCAGAACTTCGAGATGCGCAAGAACGTCCTGAAGTACGACGACGTGATGAACCGGCAGCGGCACGCCATCTACGGTGACCGGCGCCGGGTGCTCGAGGGTGCCGACGTCGAGGCGCAGTTGCGCAAGACCGTCGACACCGTGGTCGAGCAGTACGTCCGCAGCCTGACCGAAGGCTTCGTCGAGGATTGGGATTTCGACGCGCTGTGGACCCAGTTGCGCACCCTCTACCCGGTCAAGCTCGAGCAGTCCGACTATGAGGGCCGCGGCGACGTCACTATCGACGAGTTGGTCACCGACTTCCAGGCCGACGCTCAGGCCGCTTACGACGCGCGCACCGAGCAGCTCGGTGAAGAGACCATGCGCGAGTTCGAGCGGCAGGTGCTGCTGACCGTGCTGGATCGCAAGTGGCGCGAGCACCTCTACGAGATGGACTACCTGCGCGAGGGGATCGGGCTGCGGGCCATGGCCCAGCGCGATCCGCTGGTCGAGTACCAGCGCGAGGGTGGCGAGATGTTCAACACCATGATGGAAGCCTTCATGGAGGAAGTCGTCGGCTACCTGTTCAACCTCGAGGTCCGCGTCGAGCAGGCACCGGCACCGTCCGCGCAGGCGACCACCACCGACGACCTGGTCGCCGGGGCTGCCGCCGAACTCGCCGCCCGGGCCCAGGCTCCGGCCGCGAAGACCGCGCTGAAGGCCAAGGGTCTGGAGCGCAAGGCGGCCCGTCCGATGGCCTACTCCGCACCGGATGAGACCGGCGCGGTGGCCAAGGCCGGCGCGACCGGACCGGACACCAACCCCTACGCCGGGGTTGGCCGGAACTCGCCGTGCCCGTGTGGTTCGGGGAAGAAGTACAAGGTCTGCCACGGTCGTAACGCCTGA
- the hpf gene encoding ribosome hibernation-promoting factor, HPF/YfiA family, producing MDVLVTGRHCQIPDDFRERVTDRIAAIEKLKDRVIRVEVQVSAYGYRRQPDQATQVEITLRGRGPVVRAEASADDKFVAFDHALDRLKAQLRRAADRRKTHRGLRGQAAVEDQSFALVEAEPEEQRPEIRKIAGIDVQGDGPLVVREKNFEATPLTLAQALDEMELVGHDFFLYVDADTGAPSVVYHRKAYDYGVIHLTMEDAEAATA from the coding sequence ATGGACGTCCTGGTTACTGGTCGCCATTGCCAGATTCCCGACGATTTCCGCGAGCGGGTCACCGACCGGATCGCAGCGATCGAGAAGCTCAAGGACAGGGTGATTCGAGTCGAGGTCCAGGTCAGTGCCTACGGTTATCGCCGCCAACCCGATCAGGCCACCCAGGTCGAGATCACGCTGCGCGGACGGGGCCCGGTGGTCCGGGCCGAGGCGTCCGCCGATGACAAGTTCGTCGCCTTCGACCACGCACTGGATCGGCTGAAGGCGCAGCTACGGCGGGCCGCTGACCGTCGCAAGACCCATCGCGGGCTGCGTGGCCAGGCCGCAGTCGAGGACCAGAGCTTCGCGCTGGTCGAGGCCGAGCCGGAGGAGCAGCGTCCGGAGATCCGCAAGATCGCCGGAATCGACGTCCAGGGCGACGGCCCGCTGGTGGTCCGGGAGAAGAACTTCGAGGCGACTCCGCTCACCCTGGCTCAGGCTCTGGACGAGATGGAGTTGGTCGGCCACGACTTCTTCCTCTACGTGGACGCCGACACCGGCGCGCCCAGCGTGGTCTACCACCGCAAGGCCTACGACTACGGCGTGATTCACCTCACCATGGAGGACGCCGAGGCCGCGACGGCGTGA
- a CDS encoding benzoate/H(+) symporter BenE family transporter — MRRAVVAGLVTILVGYTGAFAVVLTGLQAVGASPAQAASGLAVLCFTMGTATIILAWRFRMPITIAWSTPGAALLASTGIPEGGWPAAVFAFMVTGVLLAVTGLVPWLGRLVAKIPTALAQAMLAGVLVPICLVPVQSLLKAPLVIAPVLVTWLVMLAWKPRWAAATAVGLALVIAVIAVGTGPGLSVLPPPGTALVFTMPAPSWSAAIGLAVPLWLVTMASQNIPGVAVLGSFGYQAPWRSALTLTGLGTVVGAPFGGHAINYAAISAALAASPDAGEDPAKRWRAAVVAGFGYLVFGGITATITALVFAGPPGLLQAAAGVALLGTLGASLAGSMAEAEGREAAVVTFLVAASGISVAGIGAAFWALAAGLLVRAVSVQLRRRGQGIQAAGRQSIRG; from the coding sequence ATGCGCAGGGCAGTGGTTGCCGGACTGGTGACGATCCTGGTCGGCTACACCGGCGCCTTCGCGGTGGTGCTCACCGGCCTGCAGGCGGTCGGGGCGAGTCCGGCGCAGGCGGCGTCTGGGTTGGCGGTGCTCTGCTTCACCATGGGCACCGCGACCATCATCCTGGCCTGGCGGTTCCGGATGCCGATCACCATCGCGTGGTCCACCCCCGGAGCGGCGCTACTGGCTTCGACCGGGATCCCCGAGGGCGGCTGGCCGGCTGCAGTCTTCGCCTTCATGGTCACCGGAGTCCTGCTGGCCGTGACCGGGCTGGTGCCGTGGCTGGGTCGGCTGGTGGCCAAGATCCCCACCGCGCTGGCCCAGGCCATGTTGGCCGGCGTGCTGGTGCCGATCTGTCTGGTTCCGGTGCAGTCGCTGCTGAAGGCGCCGCTGGTGATCGCACCGGTGCTGGTCACCTGGCTGGTGATGCTGGCCTGGAAGCCGCGCTGGGCGGCAGCCACCGCGGTGGGCCTGGCCCTGGTGATCGCGGTGATCGCCGTGGGCACCGGCCCGGGCCTGTCCGTGCTGCCGCCGCCGGGGACGGCCTTGGTGTTCACCATGCCGGCCCCGTCGTGGTCGGCCGCGATCGGCTTGGCCGTTCCGCTGTGGCTGGTCACGATGGCCTCACAGAACATCCCCGGCGTCGCCGTGCTGGGCAGCTTCGGCTACCAGGCGCCCTGGCGCTCAGCGCTGACCCTGACCGGCCTGGGCACGGTCGTCGGCGCGCCATTCGGCGGCCACGCGATCAACTATGCGGCGATCAGTGCGGCCCTGGCCGCTTCACCGGACGCCGGTGAGGATCCGGCCAAGCGCTGGCGGGCCGCAGTGGTGGCCGGCTTCGGCTATCTGGTCTTCGGCGGCATCACGGCCACCATCACCGCCTTGGTCTTCGCCGGCCCGCCCGGGTTGCTGCAGGCCGCCGCAGGGGTGGCGCTGCTGGGAACACTAGGGGCGTCCTTGGCCGGATCGATGGCCGAAGCCGAGGGACGTGAGGCTGCCGTGGTGACCTTTTTGGTGGCGGCCTCCGGAATCAGCGTTGCCGGAATCGGGGCGGCATTCTGGGCGCTGGCCGCCGGCCTCCTGGTTCGCGCGGTGAGTGTCCAGCTCCGTCGGCGCGGTCAGGGGATTCAGGCTGCGGGACGCCAGAGCATCCGCGGCTGA
- a CDS encoding winged helix-turn-helix domain-containing protein, with amino-acid sequence MVATLTSAQARRITLAAQGFGRRPDAAVTMRQVQQVVSRLGQLQIDSVNVCVRAHYMPLFARLGGYDRTLLDRAGGVAPRRVFEYWGHAACLIDVNLQPALRWRMDANRSRPWNQMREILGAHPELVDKVMAQVRERGPLTAREIDHEEQRTPGSWWNWSAAKSVLEWQFLVGELTSAGRNTAFERRYDLPERVLPTAVHAQATPGEEEARLMLARRAAAALGVFTEPWLAEYFYTDRTQTQVALAELVRLGEVEPVTVRGWSSPAYLWADAARPRRISGDALVAPFDSLVFDRDRLLETFGVHYRIGLYTPAAQRVHGYYVYLFVADDAIAARVDLKADRKSGRLLVQASWLEPGCDQGQTAVRLAVELRRLADWLGLAEVVVAPRGDLAAALAAVSG; translated from the coding sequence GTGGTAGCGACTCTCACCTCGGCCCAGGCTCGTCGGATCACGCTGGCCGCGCAAGGCTTCGGACGCCGTCCGGACGCGGCGGTCACCATGCGGCAGGTGCAGCAGGTGGTGAGTCGGCTCGGCCAGCTGCAGATCGACTCGGTGAATGTCTGCGTCCGCGCGCACTACATGCCGCTGTTCGCCCGGCTGGGCGGCTACGACCGAACTCTGCTCGACCGCGCCGGCGGCGTCGCGCCGCGCCGGGTCTTCGAGTACTGGGGGCATGCCGCTTGTCTGATTGATGTGAACCTGCAGCCGGCGCTGCGCTGGCGGATGGACGCCAACCGGAGCCGTCCGTGGAACCAGATGCGCGAGATCCTGGGCGCTCACCCCGAGTTGGTCGACAAGGTGATGGCTCAGGTGCGTGAGCGCGGCCCGCTGACCGCCCGTGAGATCGATCACGAGGAGCAACGCACCCCGGGCAGCTGGTGGAACTGGTCGGCGGCCAAGTCGGTGCTCGAGTGGCAGTTCCTGGTCGGCGAACTCACCAGTGCCGGACGCAACACGGCCTTCGAGCGCCGCTACGACCTGCCCGAGCGGGTGCTGCCGACGGCCGTGCACGCACAGGCCACCCCTGGCGAGGAAGAGGCTCGGCTGATGTTGGCCCGGCGGGCGGCCGCGGCGCTGGGAGTGTTCACCGAGCCGTGGCTAGCCGAGTACTTCTACACCGACCGGACCCAGACTCAGGTGGCGCTGGCCGAACTGGTGCGTCTGGGCGAGGTGGAGCCGGTCACCGTCCGCGGCTGGTCCAGTCCGGCCTATCTGTGGGCGGACGCCGCTCGTCCGCGCCGGATCAGCGGGGACGCCCTGGTAGCGCCGTTCGACTCGCTGGTCTTCGACCGGGATCGGCTCCTGGAGACCTTCGGGGTGCACTACCGGATCGGGCTGTATACCCCGGCCGCGCAGCGGGTCCACGGCTACTACGTCTACTTGTTCGTGGCCGACGACGCGATCGCCGCCCGGGTCGACTTGAAGGCCGATCGCAAGTCCGGACGGCTGCTGGTGCAGGCCTCCTGGTTGGAGCCTGGCTGCGATCAGGGGCAGACCGCCGTCCGTCTGGCTGTCGAGCTGCGCCGGCTGGCGGACTGGCTGGGGCTGGCCGAGGTGGTGGTGGCGCCACGTGGCGATCTGGCCGCGGCGCTGGCCGCCGTCAGCGGCTGA